In the Pseudorasbora parva isolate DD20220531a chromosome 5, ASM2467924v1, whole genome shotgun sequence genome, ATTCTGATTGACATGGCCAATGAAATGTTTAGAATCGGTTGCAGGGCAGGATTTCCGCTGAACtgatttgggggaaaaaaaaatcaagcataTGGAAGGggaaatgacatcatacccagtGTGCCTTGCGAAACGTATCGTGATTGGTCGATGAGATGCTAGGAGGAATTCCCAATAGGCGTTCTTGTTTCATCACGGGAACACCCAAGCTGCAGCTGGACCCCCTTCTCGTCAGAGCAGATGTGAATATAGTCACCAGTCAAGCAAAGGGAAACAAGTATGGGATTTTTTTGATACGTTTCATGGTCACATGGTACGCCACTGATTTGAAAACACTGCTATCACACAGCATGTGCAGACATACGTTGGTCCCTGTGTAATTAagttattaaaggggtggttccgagttatttttctaggcttggttgtgtttatggggtgcagtataacaAGTCTTAATCGTTCTTAATCGTAATTTTTCTTCtgttctccctttattccacaccgctgtctgtgctttgaacggctcgtttgcttcctgcttctatgaagcccctccctccgaaaaacgcaatggtcttagattggtcagatggccaaatgtagttgcctgtatttttattggctgaagcacaggttaaggccacgccccttcccattatgggcagaagtcacatctgcggagactagcgagggtttatgatgtcaccaacccaggaagaagctcgttgtagtccaaaccgcccatttttgtaggcaataaactgtcgtaactttaaaagacaatatctccgtttgcagtgaactttcagcgctgtaactttgcagaaactgtttatgctcaagcagcgacattacacactaactaaagataaaaaactcaaatcgcatgcaaacacccctttaaaagtttttgttattaaaagCGCCCAAGCCGCAGCTGGACCTTCTCATTGTCAGTGCCTGCCGTGATGTTGGTGATGTAACGTTGTGCTTCCTGTCAGGTATGAACTGGGCGCTGCGTTGTTCATCGGCTGGGCGGGGTCGACGCTGTGTATCCTCGGAGGAGGGGTGTTCTGCCTCTCGCTGTCTGAAGGCATGAGCAGCAGGTAAAGCCCAAAGGCTTCAGAGAATCAGATTTGTTTTTGACCGAGACGTTTCTGGTCACTCAGAGATGATGATATGTTGTTTCCTCGTTGCAGCAGTTTGCCGTATCCGTCGGACAGAAAGGCTTTCGTCAACAGCGGAGTCTCTCTAATGTCCCGCGCGGCTCCACAGAGTCAGTCCTCACACGCGAGAAGACCTCCACCAGAAATCATCAGCCCTCCACAACAATTCGACAAGAACGCCTACGTATAACGTGCCGTGCTGAAGTACGGTGTAATATCTCGCTCCTTTAGTGCCTTGGGATGGCTGGCACATGTTGTGTATCAGATGCTGTAATGGTCAGGATTATTATTTGCCTCTAAAGCGTGTTCATGTTTACGCAGCGCTGCATGAGATCATGTCTTCTGTTGATAGTTGTGTTGTGCTCCACCAGTTCGGGTGATTATTCATTTCTGGCATCAGTATATCAGTCCCAGACAGAAGCACGTTTCAGGAGATTTGAGTTTCAATATTGTCTGAAGATTGTATTGCCAAGCCTCAATAATTAATGTGATTAAGAATATTTTAGTAACACTCTACAATAAGGTTGCATAGGTTaacatggtaacactttagtatggggaacacacattcactattaactacgtcttctgcctcaataaactcctaattaactgcttattaatagttagtaaggtagtttttgtagcgtttaagtttaggtattgggtcggattaagggatgtagaataagctcatgcagaataaggcattaatatgagctttagaagtgctaataaacagacaatatcatagtaatatgcatgatcataagacactagttaataactgaaccttaaaataaagtgttagcgttaacattagttaatgtgtCAGTTAACATGTACTAACCATGACCTACACCTCTGctgtgcattagttaatctttgttaacattagttaataaaaatccagctgttgATGGTTTGTTCacgttagttcacagtgcattaactagtgttaccaagattttaataatgcattagtaaatgttaaaatgaacactaacaaagataaataaatgatttataagtgcagttcattattagtttgtGTTAattaatgaaccttattgtaaagtgttaccattattTTTTGATGTTTAATAAATGTTCAATATAATATTGCTGTAAGATATTATTGGATTGGTAGAACAAAATAAACTGTGCATATCTAAGTGAATATATCTGCTGAATTCTATTAAATgtgcatttcatttatttacaagcGTCTCACAGATTACGTCTCTGACAGACACATAATATTTATAGTCAACCAGCGTCGTGATGTGTGTACAAACACAACACCCATCCCTTTAGGACTGTTTCTTAAAGGTCAAACTGCTTTCCTCCGCTGAAGAATCGAGCATGTCTTAGTGAGCGTATGCTCCAATGACAGAACCATGAGGAAAAGTCTCATACAGGTCTTTGGATTCTTGTTTTCCACCCTCGGCTGGCTCTTCGTCAGCTGCACGCTAGCCATGAACTACTGGAAAGTCTTCTTTGTAGGCGGCAAAGGCGGCAGCTGGATGATCAAGTCGTCCTGGTACTGGGCAAACCTGTGGAAGGACTGTGTGACGGACACGTCTTCCGTCACCAACTGCAGAGATTATGATGTGCTGTGGGCCGTCACACGTAAGTCCTCTGGGATCCTGAGGGTTTGTTCATGGGAGAGATTGAGTTATCTGACCTCTTGTGCCTCTTGAATAGCGTATGTTCAGGGCGTCCGAGGGCTGCTGATAAGCGCCATGAGTCTGGGGTTAGTCGCCGCTGTGCTCTGCTTCATCGGCATGGACTGCACGTACATCGGCGGAAGTGGGAAAACCAAGGATAAAACATTGTTCTCCGGAGCAGCTTTTCATTTTGTTGGTGGTGAGCAAAACCATTTATCAAttatttctgcattcaaattaAATGTGCCCTCACAGGGTGTGTtcacatgcacgttcttaagccaattatgcccaataagccgacaatgaacatggtcatgttaacgcggtaacccgttttcttttatcggagtaaggtcataaacggcgtaagcataaaccggtcgggacagggagtttttttgcctctttttgcgctgcatgtaaacgcattaacctgctttctgtcggcttattgaagagcgcatgtgtgataggtgacacaAACGCAAACTTAGGGCAGATTtcaacgcatccagacagagcgttttgcatgaaataaggacatatatcacaaacacagactcttttaagacccagaacatTGTAAAGAGGTTTTCTCATCTCacgcagcagaagtagaagaggttcagtcgctgcatctggaactgatgagggataatatgagccgtaaatctcctgCTGACACGCTTTATTTTACATCACAACTGATATAACATTTGAAAGTCAGATACAGACAATATTATTGTTGATGTCACTACAAGAAAATAGCCTGGTTTATTAATACAATtgtgtaaacgcggtttacttgtgttgtcagtttactggtttgcatgtaaacggggaaactgattatttcagtaagctgatatttgtgagttatgaGCTGACtgctgtgcatgtaaacgcacccacaGACAGTGCTTTGGGAATCTGACCTGTGTTTGAGTAGTAAAGTGAGGCACTACAGCTCGAAACTCCTAAACTAGTGTGGAGTGAAACTGATTTGGCACATATCTTAAAGACAAAGTATCGGAAAGTGTTGTGTTTCACCAGTATTTAcccatatatttatatatatattgaaaaatCTTTTGTGTTTCATCCTCAGGTGTGTCATCGCTTGCGGCGTATTGTTTATACACAAACAGGGTCGCCAGCAATGCCTTTTCACCTGCTGCTGACAGAAGTATTATAAGGTACATGATACTCCAAGGAAAGGCAATGCCATACTTTAACATTAATTATCCAAACTCGGGTGTTATATATTAGGcggcaagtgaacatttagtcctcagagttgatgtgtgtgaagcaggagaaatgggcaagcgtaaggatttgagcgagtttggccagattgtgacggctagacgactgggtcagagcatctccaaaactgcagctcttgtgggctgttcccggtctgcagtggtcagtatctatcaaaagtgctccaaggaaggaccagtggagaaccggccacagggtcatgggcggccaaggctcattgatgaccgtggggagcgaaggctggcccgtggggtccgatcaaacagacgagctactggagctcaaactgctccagaagttaatgctgcttctgatagaaagctgtcagaatacacaattACACAATAAGATGGATAATATTAATGAACACTCTTGGTAAATATAAGCAAAACACACTGTGAAAATTATTTGTTTGCTATTTTTCTTCTTAGTCTTCCATTCAAAATAATCACACAAATTATTAGGTGTCTTTAACTGTTAAATAGTTGAAAATATTGTCTGTTACACttattgtgtttgtgttgtattgcaaaaaacatttctttaattCAAGtacaaaacatacatttacacaacaagtgcattgtatcaaataattaatttaaatgtaagcaCAAAGTAGTTGAAGACACCTCATgcaaattttattttaaggtgtcattgttataatgttattatatatttaagtacttaGTGATATGGATTGACTAAAtgtactatagggttagggtttggttgagggttagttgcgtgtaattatgcataatttccTGTTATTACTAATTTAAGAAATaagtaacaaggacactgtaaaatatatatgaatctGACTGAAGTGTATTCATGTTGTGTGATTTTGAAGTTTTACTTTAGTTGTTTAGCGTTTTGCTGCTGGCGAAGATCACAGTAATGAAACTGGTGTGGTTATAGGAAAATAAATGACTGTggtttttattttgtcattatgATATGGGGTGTAGATTAAAGTGAAATTTAAAAGGCTATAGGATACTCTCTTCTTGAGGTATGCTTGTTATGAGATGTCAGAGGTGTACAAAAGAGTCAGAAGTTCAGTTTACATGCATTATTACTCGTCTGTGTTATATCTCTGTACTGTGTAGGTATAGCATTGGAACGCCGATATTCATCGGACTGGCTGGAAGTTTCTTTATAGTTCTTGGATCTGTTTTATATGCGGTGACAGTCATCCCAACGAGGTAAATAACTGTTCCAGCTTCAGCCAAGTGTTAGTTCAGGGGTGTGAAACACTTCTGCAGGTAGTTAGTCCAGGTTTGTTATCATGTTTCTTCTCTGAAATGTTTTACTTTGGTTTTCAGTGCCATTTCATAggttgtatttgttttattaaagttGCAAAACTTCTGATTTAAATTAATCTTTGTTTCATGTTTTAcatcttaaaaatgtaagttcacTGTTAGTGCATTAATTTTAACAGAATCTTAATAACGAATTAGTGATTGTTGGGATTCATAAAGTTTAtttttagttcatgttaactaatgaaagcTTATTGTTACAGCATATCTTTATAGCAGATTGATGTCCAGTTCTCTCTTGCAGAGCATTGAGTTCGTCTGTAGCGAGATCAGCAGGAGCTGCTCCGTCATACGGCCAGCGGACACGCAGTAAATCTCTCTACACAGGTGTATACTTCGCTCCATCAGGACGGTCTAGCGGCTCTCGCATCTCCAGCTTGGCACACGTCACAGGGGAGAAAATACCTCCCAGAGACACGTTTGTGTGAAACCTTTAAAAGCACTGTAACATGACAACCAGCAATAAAAtctgaataaaaatgtgtttttccttTTAAAGCACAGTAAACTGCAACTCATAACTGTTGCCTTATTTATCCAAAACACATTACATTTGTCATTTCACTCGAAAATCATGCTCTTTCTGAGGCCACATGTTCTCCATCATTAGCATGAGATGCATAACTAGCACCTGCAATACAGACGTATCTCGAAGCAAACTTTTACACCCTCTTTAACAGTAACTCATTAACACTTTAAACAACATACTTTACATTCATCGTAATTCTGACATGTAAAGAACACACTCTTATTGAATTTGTGTTTCATACCTGATGAGGGGAGATATAATTATTAACAAAACACAGGACAGGGCGCTGCAGCTGCTTCACCATCAGAGTCTGTGTATAGAGTGCCGAAGTtctgacgtcactttgtaggccaaaacgcggaagtgagttagcattttagcacttccggttccctcGCTCAAAAGTCTATGGGTTTTTTGAATGGGGTTCTGCTAAAtcgcctgaaataaggtctgtggttaacaaagcctctaaatattttcacgttttgttctatgacataaaacacactaGGTCTACCctgcttgtgattttttttaaactatattgtgtcttaaaaacggcggttgctaacaagttgCTAAAAGGGACTACATCCTTTGGCCGGGACTTTAGACGTCATCGTGACAAACAGGAAATCTCACCGGCCCGCGTTTCAGTCACTTCTGAATtctgtaagtaaatgtttaataaaaatacaaaactagCCCGCGTTTCAGCCTCACGTTCTTAGAAGTTTACCTTCTTAATCACAAAGACAATAATATTAAgctttatataaaataacaaagtaataaataaaacattaacaaacgaGAGAACAAATCTCAGATCGGCACACATAAACTCAATTAGTttctaacatttttggaaaaaacgaaAGGGCAATATTTCTCATGAAGAAGTGGATAAGTGTTCACACAGAGCGCAGATCATAATGAGCGAACGTGTTTGTTAAATTAAGTTTGAGGAAGCCTGATGATGACGTCGATCCGCGACTGTGTGCTGTAGTCCGTTTATAGCCTACCGTTAGCATTTTATATCTGACGGctttatttaggcttcaaacggTGTACATGTTGGATTCACTTGTAAAGATTATCTTGATAGACTAAACGTGTAAGGGTCATAACTCTTTGTTGAacacagatcttattttttGCGATTGTCCAAAAGTCTATGGGGAAAATGCATCGGCTTTTGATCGAGGGAACCCATACGCCGCTAACTtccgggttggcctacaaagtgacgtcatgacttCGGCACTCTATTGTCTGAGCAGCGCGCTCGCCCCGCCCCCTCCCCCTGCAGGTGAACACTCCCAAGggaaaaacaatcaaataatcAATCGATCGATCATTCATTCGAGGCTGAGCAGGGAACATCAATCGTCACAGAACTTAATacacaatgtaaaataaaaaaaattccacatttattatgcatttatttttgtaaccACCACATTTGCTCAGCATGCCCATGTGTGTTTGTCTACATATAGGGCATGCTTGCGCGTTGTTTTCTTTTGTTACGTTTATTTGTTGCTTTAGTTAAGTTCTTTTGTTTGTTGTAATTGAGTTTGTTTGGAATTGTAATTGtgacatttttgtttatttgtttctctGGGTTTCTGTCTTTGTTGTGATCATTGTATGTTTCTGTTATTTGAATTACATTTCTCATGTCTTAATTTCACACGACCTCCCTGGGGGTTATGTCGCCGTGAGTGATCCTCTGATTATTTGAGGTATGTGGCATCACTCTAATAATTACTGAACCCCAGGTTGGAGTAGGTTTCtcattttgttgtttgttttagtgttttttgttgtCTTTATTTTTACCACTGTAACCCTCTTTGCTGTGTCACTGCGCAGTAATTTTACCCGGCCTGTGGCAGTGCTCCATATATTCTCTCTCAAACCAATGGTTGCAGGTTGAGTGGTTTGTGGTTTTCTCTTGTTACGTTGGATTAATTTTGTTGTctgtatatattattttcataaagTGGGTACCCACCTTTATGTGACAAATCTTTTTGAATTCTttggaacttttattttgtttggtaatttgtgttttttgtgttccAGGTGCCGTGGGTCCGGAGCAGGAGGGCTAGTTGCTCTTTTGGTGGTGGGTCCTTCTGAGACACAGAGCATGGTTTACAACCTATAGTGATTGACCCTTGGttgcagtgagtgtgtgcgtgtgtgaagTGCTGTGCACGTGTGGGTGTTCCCTGACCATCGTCGACTCTAGCGTCGCGTGGCACTAGCTCGTCCTGCTTCTGGTAACCACGAGCCCTGTGAGTTATCGTCAGTGTCATTCTTGTGGTGTGTCTGTGCCAGCAGTGATTCGCCCTTTTAGGGTGTTCAAGATACAAGTTATTCTCTCTAACATTTTTATCTTGGCTTAATAAAGattttgggtaacactttacaataacaggacatgaataagcatgtattaatacatgaatTAATAGTTAATTCAACATGAATTCATGATTAGTTAGGATATGaactaatcatgaacaaatgaggaGCTATCATGAACTAAGACATGAGTCATGATTCATGAATACAGCAGCATTAACTACATGTTAGTACATGTTtggtaattaatgcattaattaacatgtaTGGTTAAACTAAATCAAACAGGTTCCTTGAATAAATAAGAAGTactctgacttttaattaaacatgtgatttaatactgtcataatttaaactgcagCTTTGTGACAAATAGCATGATTATTTAGCCATCAATTTCACAGATTTGTCTAATCAAACGTGGAAAATAGACTAATAACTGCCACTAATAATTTTCATCTGATATATAAACCGTTTTCTGATTTTTATAGTTCAATTACATTTAGTCTTTTTTAGCTATAGTTTTCTTCCCGGAACTACAGTATCCCAGCTAACAATTTTAGGTTATAGGAACGTTTCCCTAACGTTCCCATTAAgttctaaaaacgttttttaacgttctaggaacgttgaaatgtccagtttgtggaacgttgtattaacgttctcattaggttctaagaacgttaaataacgttcttataagggtgtggagtatgatcaaataaaatattcctgttttctcctttaatgtacttgcttttgtttattgacatcttattctttcttaaaaaaagctaaaaccacttttataattgacttttatatttatattacatttatatttagtacataattagtttactagattgttcttctgattgtaaaaaaattaatatatacacgaaaatagcatttaagtgtcattaagttatctctggatatacaaattatgtatctgaagtttgagaaaaaagctgtatgactaatttgtaatgactaatactttttttaatgtagtaacgtttttaaaacgttccaCTAACAATGTAAGAATAAAGTTTTATAGCTAACGTTTTTAGAATGTTTCTCTATAGCAAATAACGTTGGCACAACGTTCTAATAACGTTACTGCGAGAACGTTTTTTGATAACGTTGAGAGAACTTTCAGAGAACGTTAGCCaacgttctgagaacgttccctgttagctgggatGTAGGGTTTGTTTCTGGTGGGACATTCATTAGTGGCGCTCTCGGTGCTCCTAGCGTGTTAGTTGTGTTCCTTCAGTAATGCTGGCattttatcaaataataatGTCGACTGCTTTGGTAAACcgaaataataatttaagagATGTTTGTATGATTGTTTTATTGGGATATTTCTGGAGGTGTGTACCGTaattaactgtattttttaactgtttaaatgtatATGATTCGATTAGCATTAGCCGGTGGATGTGCTCTGCTTTACATGTAAACGTGCCTTGTGTGTGTCTTTACAGGTATGTTTGGGCTTTATTTTAAGTCCATATAAGTTTAATTATATGAATAAAGTAACTAGCCTACAAATactttgtatattttattttattttttgtaccaGGGGTGAAAAGGAATAAGGTTTCTTTGTGTATATGTTAAATCATTTTGTAATTAATGAATTGTTAGTGCATCATAGTGTCACGACTTTACTTCAGGGGGCACATCatgattaattcattattaactaaCCATACACTAACATCAACTCATAGCTTGTTAATGCATCGTTGTGTCATGACTTCATGAttaattcactattaactacttaCCAAATTCAGCTCGCTCATGATTTATCATAAACTTACTATAAAATTCACATGTAACTAGTATAACTAGTATTCAGCCGAGTTAAGAGAACGGAGGTACCGTCATCATGGCCAATGTCTGGGTGGAGAGAGAACCGTACGGATCCCAGCAGACGTTCCCTCACTTCCGGACATAACTGCTTGTTTCCAGTCTGGTTATTTTTTGGGGACTGATTCCTCAGAAACTGTTATAAGTCACAGTAGGTTTAGTTTGATAAGAAAGAGATCCCAAAACAGACTGAGACCTTTTGAGATGAAATATAGCAGATTTAGATGATCAGTGAAAGTAATGAAAAACTAATCTTGGCTTTCAGTAATATTTATGATGAAGCTTCTGATGATAagggtttaaattatgacaataattcatttgaaaatgtatttcaaagtcAAAATATTTGTTATTCCTTCTTAGAGAGCCTGTTTGATTTAGTTTACCCAtacatgttaattaatgcattaattaccaAACATGTACTAACATGTAGTTAATGCTGCTGTATTCATGAATCATTATGACTCATGTCTTAGTTCATGATAGCtcctcatttgttcatgattagttcatatcttaacttatcatgagttcatgttgaattaactattaattcatgtattaatacatgcttattcatgtcctgttattgtaaagtgttaccagattttgtatttttgtaactCCCCGTCTCTGAGTCTCTGTCAACGGGGAAATCGAACCTGTGGCCTTATTAGGATAGTTTCCTGGTCTAGTGACCAGGGTGGCGTAGTCAGCTCTTTTCTCTTTACTCTTTCTCTTCTCTCTCCTTTTCCGTATCCGAACGTTAcacatagctgatataaaaaattggatgaccAGTTATTTCCTGCAatttaattcagaaaaaaagtgaatttttaattattggacaaaaCTCCACAAGTGGAAAAAAAtcaacctagaatactgtctaacacttgatgactgctctgtcaagccctcgtcgtcagtgaggaacctgggtgtgctctttgataccaatctttcatttgaaagccacgtttctagcatctgtaaaaccgcattctatcatcttaaaaatatatctaaattacggcacatgctctcaatgcaaaatgctgaacatgcagcggcgagagtggtctttaatgagccgaagagagcgcatgttacgcctctcttcatcaaactgcactggttgccaatggctgctcgcatcaaattcaaggcactagttatcgcctacaaaacaacctctggctctgcaccaatatacctaaactcacttgctcagacttacacaccctccagaagcttgcgttctgcgagtgagcagcgcctcgtggttccatcccaaagaggcatgaaatcgctctcacggacattttcctggaccgttcccacctggtggaatgacctgccgatctcaattcgtgctgccgagtctgtagccatttttaaaaaacatcttaagacacatcttttccaattgcacttttcctattgcacttgaccaatacagaatagcacttactgatcatatctacgtctctcatccggatttgtgccttcaggcgggtatgttacatagttatcataactatcagaatccagtgttctgtatattgcgtacgtgagtttttgctgtcgatggctattgctgcgcgtttagctagaatacaaaaccaacccattgggccactgaatccgcattaacgacaacagctg is a window encoding:
- the cldn10l2 gene encoding claudin 10-like 2 — its product is MRKSLIQVFGFLFSTLGWLFVSCTLAMNYWKVFFVGGKGGSWMIKSSWYWANLWKDCVTDTSSVTNCRDYDVLWAVTPYVQGVRGLLISAMSLGLVAAVLCFIGMDCTYIGGSGKTKDKTLFSGAAFHFVGGVSSLAAYCLYTNRVASNAFSPAADRSIIRYSIGTPIFIGLAGSFFIVLGSVLYAVTVIPTRALSSSVARSAGAAPSYGQRTRSKSLYTGVYFAPSGRSSGSRISSLAHVTGEKIPPRDTFV